The sequence TAAATCCACAGTGGGGAGCAACCAAGCATATATTACACCCACAGCACAACACACCACCCAGATGAGGGCCAGTACAATATTTTTTACACTGTTAGGTTACTGTTCACTGTCTGTATCTTCCTATCTCTCTCCACTAATTCTCTCTCAATCTTTTAATCATTGGGGACGTTCCTGTCCCCAGatgatttatttcatatatatatatgacatgcgGCCTTTGAAAGTGATCTcgcttaaaaaataaaaaaaaaatattttttttaaaaataaataaatcacaaattcattaaagataaagaaaccatacaaataaacaactgaggaaacaaaaacaaacaacgaTTGACCGAACAACGAACAAACCATCAAAAGAGAACCATATataaatagaagaaagaagcgaaGAAGCCACTAGCTATCTAATATTTCTAGTGGGAATTAACCATTTGGAAGGCCTAATTCTTCTAACAACTCAAGGAATGTTGCCTAAATGAGTATATCATCATTGTGACATGTCTCAACAACTTTAGATGTCATTTTCCTCTCACTATTATTCTCTACCGACATTGCAAGCTAAAATCACACAAGTGACCAGAGAATGGAacttaatatttatatacacacacagtGGTTGAAGAAAAAGAACGGGAATCTAAAAGCACTCAGTTCTTCTTCGATTTACTTCTATGTTGtctaattgtattttattttaacagtTAGTTTATTATGTACCCTACCACAACTAGTGGCTATTATATCTTTGTAACCCTGCTTATCTTTTACAAATAtaagtggtttatttattttatttttaaaaaagaaaattagctCCTTTTCCATCTTGCACCAGctcttttgtattttgttatcgTTTTGTTCAATGTACTCTGTTTCTCagtttttttcagtttttaatgtATTGTGGAGTTGATCAAATTAAACTTGCAAACTAActataaacaattaattaatttggtagAAACGTTCAAACAACTTCCCATAATCCGAAAATACTTTGACTTGGTCAAGTGTTTGCACTTTCAATTCCAATGGACACACTTATTATAAAGCCTACATATATTGACCATCTCCATGGATTCCATAGTTTTATTCCATATTCTTGAAATATGATTACCAATTTACCAGGTCAAGTTCAGGAAGCAAATGCATCTATAAATAGATACAACTCAAAGCATTCAACCACAACAAGCTTCAACGTATATACATTTACAAAACCTCacattctttcttctttattgctTCAATGGCATCTCAGACAATCCAGAGCTACCGCAATGGCGCTGAGATTTACAATGGAGATGATCTCTGCAAGAAGAAATCTATTAAACTGCTCGAAGAAATTGTCTTCCAAATGGTTTATTTCcattggaagacattgaagagTTTGGATATAACCGCGATGCCGGGTTTGTCTGGTTgattcaaaagaagaagaaggaccaTACCTTCAAGAAGATCAAAAGAGCAGTGTCATATGCTCATGAGGTAACTGCATTTGTCGAGAAAggtaagatgaagaagatgaccgGAGTGAAGACTAAAGAACTCATGCTTTGGCTCTCTGTTGTTGAGATGTACATTGAGGATCCTTCTTCTAAGAAGATCACTTTCAAGACTGGCACTGGCCTCTCTGATAGCTTCCCAGTTTCAGCATTTGAACTTGAAGAATAAAGAAAGCTAACTCTGTGTGATATTGTTCTCACTTGTACTatgatatttttgtgttttaaatCATGTTGTTGTCAAATAATTATTGTTGGAAGATCAATAAAATTTGATGCCTTTTGTATTATCAGGACATAATTAAGTTGCATGTATTACAATTCACAAACATTTGTGCTCTAAATACACTTCTTGAAAGCAAATATAACAAAGATGCAAGTTGATTAAAAATGAACATTAGaaacaataaataacaattaatcatATGAGGATGGTGTGAAATACATGGAAATAAATGACTATTGATCAATGTAAGTTTTTTACTCATGGATTGGAAGTAATAATATTCATGGTGAAGCTTGGTCTGATGAAGTATATGCTAATAAACTCAATGTCAAACTGGTAGAGGTCAAAGATTAATGCATTTGGATGAAGTTAACGCAACatctactcttttttttttatttcaatattctGTCAATAAAATGTAGAGGCTTTTACGgaatgatataaatataaaagcacAAAAACACTTGGTAGAGCTCATCATAAGGACTTTGATCAacgcattatatatatatatatatatatatatttttttttttggataaagtacattatatatatgaacatttaTTGACGGTTTACTAACCTAGTTCTGagagaattaattattttaagatGAGCTTAAACCAATCCAAAAGCTAGGCCAACTATAAGAAAGACCAAGATATACATATATCCATCAATACCAgaatatgtttaattaattgaaatgaGACTAGTAGTTGTAGTAAATCAGAAAACAACATTCACATTGAATTTTAGCAAAACAGAgttgtaatttttattcttgcacAAAGCTTATTGAATGAagatacaaagaaaaactaatgcACTCCTCTAGTGTTTCAAGACATTCTCAGCAATTCTACTACTACTCAAGTTGAAAAGCAGAAGATGGGAAGCTGTCAGAGAGCCCGGTGCCAGTCTTGAAGGTGATCTTCCCAGAAGAAGGGTCCTCAATGTACATCTCAACGACAGAGAGCCATAACATAAGCTCTTTGGTCTTCACTCcagtcatcttcttcatcttaccTTTTTCAACAAAAGCTGTGACTTCCTGAGCATATGATACCGCTCTCTTAATTTTCTTGAAATTGTggtccttcttctttttctgaaGGAGCCAAATGAAGCCTTCGCCGCGATTAAATCCAAACTCTTCAATGTCTTCAAGAGGGAAGAGCCCATTTGGAAGGCCGATTTCTTCTAACAACTCAATGGATTTCTTCTTACAGAGTGCATCTCCGTTGTAGATCTCTGCACCATTGCGATACTTCTCACcaacttgggaggccatttttcGCTTCTAAGAGAAAACAAGGGATGAGAAGCTAAGATTAATAGATGTTAGGCTGATGAGACAGAGAATATATTGGAACTATATATACACATTGATGGAAGAGTAAGAAAGGAGTTGGTCAAATGAGGCTTTCAAGCTAAATAAAAGAGTAGCCAAATTGCTTGAAAGATTCAGTCAATAAAGGTTAGCTAATATCATATACTAATAATTAGTACGTGAGACAACAttgatagattaaaaaaaaaaaaaaaatacttggtCAAGCTACTCTGCCTGTTTTGACAATGTCTAAAAGGCTACAATTCcatttaatataatatgaatcAATGCACTTATTCTACAACCTTTTTTGATTGACCCTTTCCATTGATTCCATACTGCATTTTATTGTAGAGGAGTAACAGGTCAAAGTCTTTTATGTTCCTCTTCATCAATAACCTTATGTATCTATAAATAACACACTTAATATTTCCATTCCATCAGCACTCAAAGCATCCATTCTCCAAAGCCTCTCTTATTTGCTTGCTTCTATCAGCCCTTAGCTGGAATCAAATAGAAACTCACACAATGGCATCACAGACCATCCAGAGCTACCGCAACGGCGCTGAGATATACAATGGAGATGCTTTCTGCAAGAAGAAATCCATCCAACTGCTCGAAGAGATCGGTCTTCCAAATGGTTTGTTTCCATTGGATGACATTGAAGAGTTTGGATATAACCGCGAGGCAGGGTTTGTCTGGttgattcaaaagaaaaagaaggaccATACCTTCAAGAAGATCAAAAGAGCAGTGTCATATGCTCCCGAGGTAACTGCCTTTGTCGAGAATggtaagatgaagaagatgaccgGAGTGAAGACGAAAGAACTCATGCTTTGGCTCTCTGTAGTTGAGATGTATATCGAGGATCCTTCTTCCAAGAAGATCACCTTCAAGACTGGCACTGGTCTTTCAGATAGCTTCCCTGTGTCCGCATTCGAGCTTGAAGAGTAGAGTCTAAATATTCCAAGTGTTCCAATAATGCTATAAAGCTTGCATCTTGAAATTCTGTTATTCTTGTATTATCTTATCGTAGGTTTGTGTTTCTTGTGGTATAATTATGGAATGTTGAATTATCTATGTAATACAGTAATTGCTCAAAGATCTAAACTACAATTTCTCCACAGATATCAATGTATGTTGGGATGCATTGCTTGAGTAATATATATACGATAGAATTCATGTAAGTAAATTtgattaaacaataacaaagataTCTGTTTCTAAGGACAGTGTTTAATTTAAGTAAACTGCTGTAACTTGTCGCAAATAATGTTTCTGAATGCTAGTTCCAAGGAAGGCAGAGACCTGTCATATTGATGAAGTCTGAAATTGCAATCTATCAGCAGCTAATCTTTGTCATCAGAGAGTTTGATTTTATCCCAGCTTTATCATAATGCAAAAGAAGGCAGCAGCACATCATGTAGTAGTCCAGAACTGTAGATTGCAGCATGACAAGCTCAGCTgctaaaaaaaaacagagaaaagagAAGACAAGGCATTTTTGGAACAACAAACACATCAACAGACATAGAtcaggagaagaaaaaaacagaaagattataaataaataaattaccagGAAATTAGGTTCATAATTAGTTCATAATTGAGTTATCATCAAGATTATCATCATCTTATAAACACGAATAAGCACGAATAAGCTAATTAAGAGAAATTGGAACTTCTCTTTTCTCAGGTTTGTCAATCTCAGTACTTAAGAAACAAAAGTAAACTGAAAACATAACCTTTGGAAGTTCTATTttaagattaaaaagaaaagaaaacatgatttttatacTCAAAAGACATCAAGGCTCCCACCAGCATAGAGGCCTGAAGAAGCTTAATTATACACGACTTCATTTATGAATGCACATATATGCTTCTACACCTAGAAGCAGTCCAACCTAGGTTGCTAGTACTATCTCTTAACATCACTCACATACAAGATGTTATACTcattctcaaaaagaaaaacaattctAAAAACAAGATGTCAATGCTCACTTGatgcatgaattttttttaaaaaaaacagaaggataaatgaattaattttgAAAGAGATGTGTTATTGGGTGGTACCTCACAAGAAAATGCACAACCATCATGAAATAATACTCACTTTTCCAATCTTTGCTTTTCAATCCATATCCCtgaaagaacaataaaaatatacagTATCATTTGCATTGCAAGGGCAAGACAATGACAAGGGATTTTTAGTGCAAGGATGACTGGTAATGGTTTATATTCTGTAAAAGAGAGTGGCAGGTGCTGTATAGGCAACcacacatataaaaaaaataaataaatggtaataaataaataaagaagagaatcatatctttgtaataagaaaaaccaaaatgaaagcAAAAGATGAGATAATAAGTGAGGGAGATGGCTTTTGACATGAAGGGTTTTATGGTGGAATGGGAAAGcaaagatggaaaagaaaacaaggatgCATATGGGTCTTACATATAAGGTGCATGTCAGTGTATCTACCTTCTGTGTTTGAGGACAATGCCTTGGCACATATAGTTGCAAGTGTGACAGAGTGGCCTTTCTTTGAATTGATGCTTGAAAAGAACCCTCTCCTTTCTTCACACTTCTCTCCTTCATTTCTCAGAAATTAATTTACTAGCATTTAAAGAAATTCGTCAAGAAATGCAATATTATGCATTTCACCCATAATATATACTCTAGCATGTACAAGGCCAATAGGTTTCCatccatgttttcttctctctGTCAAAAGGCAAGAGAAAATCAAGTAATATTCATATTTCAACCAAAAAATCAAGTAATTACCTAATCCAGGATCATTGACTTCTTCAATTACCTTATAAGAAGACCTAGCtatgaaaatattatcacaAGTAAGCAAGACATTCACATTATACAGATAGATGAATGCTAATGTTGTAGTAATATATAATACAACTTACAATGATTTCCCAATAAGCAAGTTGTGGGAAGGTTGCTATTATATTCAGCAGTAAATGGACGCATGTAAGCATAACATCGTAGGAAGAAAACTTCATGGCTGAAGCTGGGACTAGCAATCTtgcaaataattatttaaccTTTATCTTTTGCCTTTATTTGGCTTCAATAATGAGAATCAACCAGCAATGGCCACAATTGCAAGCAAATTAAGGTATCAATTCATCATATGTCTCTAACACTCATCCATCACTTCTTAACATGTGTGTGTGCGCATTGAGCGTGCACTTCATTAGCATAAGTTAATCTAACAGACATCACCAACATGATAAAGAAATAATCAGGCAAGCTTACAAAAACATCAACAGTCGATAGGATGTTGAGCAGTTTATTTGTAACCCACTTATCCTGCAATAAAAGATTAAACAgatggccaaaaaaaaaattattgtcacaaaaaaaggaaaacaaaaagatgtAATGATTGaactttgtaaaaataaattgataaaaaccAAACCCTTTCTTCTGATTTTGTGTCTCTTAAATATTTCATGCTAAGCTGCGAGAGATTGAGCAAGAGAGATTCCGTGAAGGCAATCAAGATCTACTAAAATAGAAGATGTTCATGTTTATACACTACCTAACACTGTGAAAGTCAATGGCTACTGCTCAATGACTTTTCACACATGTAAGATTTCAAGCCAAAGCAGGACTGAGGAAGTTCTTTCTATTTGGTTCATCATCTGCAATCGAGCATTCTCAAACATTTCGAGATAAGTAAGGATGTCATCAATATGTATACCAGGGATATTTTTCTACTTGAAATTTCCAAATCAGGaattcaaagttcaaacaaGAAATATTATGAATTCTCAATACATAGTGTCCCTTTGATATCTCATAAGCAGTTATCAAAGTCATCAAAGTCATCAAAATGCTTCTCACAAGATAACAACCAATGCAGAATTAACCTCTCCAAATATCAAACAAGAAATATTATGTGTTCCCAACACAAGGAGGCCCCTGAtatctcacaagcacaatcaaaTAAGTTCTTCACACTCATCACTTCCTAAAAAAGAGCCATTCACAATAATCCCAGCAAAGATCTCATAGCATAACCATAAATTTCTATCCAATAATAGCTACTACATTCGTTAGTAGTAATTAACATTTCATCAAGGACACTAAGCAAGAACTTGCTTGacaacaacaaacatcaatggAGATTTAATTAGCCCCAACAaaattccattttaattttcatcatCAATACAAATTTagttcatataattatatagattCTATTCAACAGAAGTAAGCCCATTCCAAGCTTTCATGTAcctattcataaaaaattaaaaataaaaacaccttTAACAATGCCAAAATTGAACACTTTCGTTTATGACAATTATGTCAATTTGATGTATTCTTCATTACACTCAAATCTAACCCACCTGAGTTTACTAATTTTATGTTCTCCCCTCGGTGTTGTTTAAGGTGGCCACAAAGAAGTCATCAAGGTGTTTAGGGGTTCACGCTAACTAGGCATTAGTTCTAGACAAACTAATTTATGCCCCAAGTAAACCTTTCAGCAAATGGAAAATGATAATGCCTTGTATAACAATGCAATTTAGTAATGAAGTAAACTGGGTACATGTAAGTTGATGAATCACTGAACATATCACCAAGAAATTTACTTTGATGCCCAAAGGGTCTTCCTAGATTGGCTCCTCATTAAGAGAATTATTGATCTTTATAGTGAAATTAGCAAGCCCAAGCTAAAAACCAATAAACCAAGCTAACTCAATTCAATAAGGTTTGGGGCAATTTTTCTTAAGAGAAATAACAAGAAGATCAAAATCAAGTAGGTTAGCAAAATCCAAaccacacataaataaatagaatcaCAAATCCACATAATTTATATCTCATTCCCAtcaataaggaaaaaataaacgACAACgatatcaaattattaaaaaaaaaaagcaagaatgAATTGGAGACTAAGCAATCGTTAATGATTAAAAAGATGAAACTTAGGGTAATTGTATACTTCCTTCTTGAGCTTGTTAGCATAAAAACTAAtagaaatcaaaatctaatagaCCTCTACATCGTTAgcaaataaaactcaaaataaaaataatcataagaTCATAAAAACCTAAGAACAATGACCATGGCAATTATTTCCTAAACATGGTCCTCATGATCTCACCTTTTAAAGAATGCGAGTGATGAGAATAGGCGTATCTcaatatttctaattaaattaaataaaaattctaaatacaTTGGTGAATTGAGTCATAAGCCATACTCTTGGCGAGCATCTAGAAACAGGATGAACTCCATCAAGGGCTTGTAACTCATCCCCGAGtagaacaaaattaaacaacaagTGTTCATCAATGGAAGACCTACCAAccagattataataattaaacaagttAGATTATGATGCAAGCATGCTCAATGGTTTACAATGATCATACTATCAATTGCATGTTCTAGTGAGCAAATATGGAACAACACACTATAAAAATCAGATTAGCATTAAAACATTTGTGAGTATGATCATACTGCTCGGTGAATAAAGAAACCACTACCTCAAGTAAATATCTATAAACCCCCACTAAAACACCAATATTGACACAAATATGCCTTTGTGATGTAAGGCAAAATGGAagttttgtatcttttttaataatattaatatcaatgtTGTTGAAGGGTTGATgacataaatataattttttaagaggATATATActgaataatattatttttttattaaaaacataatattttttttataaaaattatgagagTATATGATCAAAGATGAGGAGAAAAAAACGAGTGAACCTCGGGGGTGTTGCTCATCGGCGGTGGTGGCCGAAAAAGAGTGTCCCAAATCTCGAAGAAGGCGGAGATGATGGCACGGTGGTGATGGCGAGAGTTGAGAGAGAGAAAGCAATGCAAGAGCTCTTCGAGATCGCGAGGGCTCGTCTGACTCCTTCTTCACACCATCATCTCCTCCATGGGTCACTAGAAATCGGAGCATGGGTCGTCGGATTTCTTCACCATCGCAAAGCTCTCCTTGAACATCAATTTCTCCACCTCCTTCCACGAGATTAATGGCGTCCAATGAGCCGATGAAGGAGAAGGAATTAGGGGTTTCGGGTCTCATCATCGTCATCGTCATCGTCTTCATCGCTCTCAATATTTAAGGGGTGAGAGAAGAGGTTTGGTCGAAGAGATCGAGGAGAACCAACCACTACCGCCGGAGGAGGAGCTGGGTCGGGgattaggtttagggttttggcgaggaggaggagggggaaTCGTGGCATTAAGGGTTCTAATTTATATCTCCTCTCCTTGGGGTTTCCGCTAGAGCAAATGAAGAATGACTACGATTAGGGCGATGTCTCCTCATGGTCGCCGCTCGAGCAAATGAAGAAGCCCAGAGAACATCCTGAATAAAATCCAACTTTTTCATGCGGTTATCTTAAACCGGCTTTAAAActgggatatttttttttatttcacttaTGGAGCCGGCTTTTAAAAACACCTCTATCAATGTGCCTTTAAAAGTAAAAATCGGTGTAGTGGCAGTGTCATATGCTCCCGAGGTAACTGCCTTTGTCGAGAATggtaagatgaagaagatgaccgGAGTGAAGACGAAAGAACTCATGCTTTGGCTCTCTGTAGTTGAGATGTATATCGAGGATCCTTCTTCCAAGAAGATCACCTTCAAGACTGGCACTGGTCTTTCAGATAGCTTCCCTGTGTCCGCATTCGAGCTTGAAGAGTAGAGTCTAAATATTCCAAGTGTTCCAATAATGCTATAAAGCTTGCATCTTGAAATTCTGTTATTCTTGTATTATCTTATCGTAGGTTTGTGTTTCTTGTGGTATAATTATGGAATGTTGAATTATCTATGTAATACAGTAATTGCTCAAAGATCTAAACTACAATTTCTCCACAGATATCAATGTATGTTGGGATGCATTGCTTGAGTAATATATATACGATAGAATTCATGTAAGTAAATTtgattaaacaataacaaagataTCTGTTTCTAAGGACAATTGTTTAATTTAAGCAAACTGCTGTAACTTGTCGCAAATAATGTTTCTGAATGCTAGTGAATTATAAGAATAAAGTTCCAAGGAAGACAGAGACTGTCATATTGATGAAGTCTGAAATTGCAATCTATCAGCAGCTAATCTTTGTCATCAGAGAGTTTGATTTTATCccagctttatttatttattttttttgaataatagacgacaaacgcccttttttatgaatataaacaatactAAACAATAttggaacccggatgtacagtatatgtacagtatgagaatagtataggaATCCCGGGtaaacagtgtatgaacagtatgGGGAACAATACTGTTGGGGGAGATATTTGAACAaatgacctcccccttacactttgatgtcataccattaggCTATCAAATGG comes from Dioscorea cayenensis subsp. rotundata cultivar TDr96_F1 chromosome 15, TDr96_F1_v2_PseudoChromosome.rev07_lg8_w22 25.fasta, whole genome shotgun sequence and encodes:
- the LOC120278015 gene encoding uncharacterized protein LOC120278015, with amino-acid sequence MASQVGEKYRNGAEIYNGDALCKKKSIELLEEIGLPNGLFPLEDIEEFGFNRGEGFIWLLQKKKKDHNFKKIKRAVSYAQEVTAFVEKGKMKKMTGVKTKELMLWLSVVEMYIEDPSSGKITFKTGTGLSDSFPSSAFQLE
- the LOC120278014 gene encoding uncharacterized protein LOC120278014, which translates into the protein MASQTIQSYRNGAEIYNGDAFCKKKSIQLLEEIGLPNGLFPLDDIEEFGYNREAGFVWLIQKKKKDHTFKKIKRAVSYAPEVTAFVENGKMKKMTGVKTKELMLWLSVVEMYIEDPSSKKITFKTGTGLSDSFPVSAFELEE